TTGTACTGGCCCCGTTAGTTCCGGACAAACGACCAGCTGCTACAGCTGCTGTTGCAGCAGTACCGAGAGCAGGTACACTGTTAGAAGATGCTACTACTCCGGCACCTCTTATAGCACCTACGGCGGCTATTAAGGTAGCTGCAGCATTTGTAGATTCTCCATATGCTCCCAATTCTGCATTTAAATCGGCCTCCGACCCTACCATATTTTTATTAACCGCTTTTGCGTTCGCATTAAAAGAACGAGTTCTATAAGCTGCAAACTGCGGGATAGCTATTGCAGCTAAAATACCAATTATAGCTACAACAATCATTAATTCCACAAGTGTAAAACCTTCTCTATTTTCTGCTTTTTTTCTCAGTGACATGATAATTTCGTTCATCTTTGGCTCCTTTTAAATTAAAAAATATATATTTTGTCATCCATTAGACAACCACCTG
The DNA window shown above is from Desulfomarina profundi and carries:
- a CDS encoding prepilin-type N-terminal cleavage/methylation domain-containing protein; amino-acid sequence: MNEIIMSLRKKAENREGFTLVELMIVVAIIGILAAIAIPQFAAYRTRSFNANAKAVNKNMVGSEADLNAELGAYGESTNAAATLIAAVGAIRGAGVVASSNSVPALGTAATAAVAAGRLSGTNGASTKQFAVPNGLGAGMVVLANTPNTAAGVNTSTSYVIITRHIQGDTAYGNDSDNANVLYSVSNANWIGNDRLLAAPVVAASAADGFNADNDPTTADVNGNGSPSANWAPAN